Proteins from a genomic interval of Equus quagga isolate Etosha38 chromosome 13, UCLA_HA_Equagga_1.0, whole genome shotgun sequence:
- the BCAR1 gene encoding breast cancer anti-estrogen resistance protein 1 isoform X1 has product MNYLNVLAKALYDNVAESPDELSFRKGDIMTVLERDTQGLDGWWLCSLHGRQGIVPGNRLKILVGMHDKKPAGPGPGPPATSALPQPGLHTPATQYTPMLPAAYQPQPDSVYLVPTPSKTQQGLYQAPGPSPQFQSPPAKQTSTFSKQMPHHPFPSPAPDLYQVPPGPGSPAQDIYQVPPSAGIGHDIYQVPPSLDARNWEGTKPPAKVVVPTRVGQSYVFEASQPEQDEYDIPRHLLAPGPQDIYDVPPVRGLLPSQYGQEVYDTPPMAVKGPNGRDPSLDVYDVPPSVEKGLPPSNHHAVYDVPPSVSKDVPDGPLLREETYDVPPAFAKAKPFDPTRHPLVLAAPPPDSPPTEDVYDVPPPAPDLYDVPPGLRRPGPGALYDVPRERVLPPEAADGSVADDGVYAVPPPAEREALADAKRLSASSTGSSRSSQSASSLEAAVPGREPLELEVALEALARLQQGVSTTVAHLLDLASSAGGCGGWRSTPEPQEPPMPDLRAAVAAVQGAVHELLEFARSAVGNAAHTSDRTLHAKLSRQLQKMEDVYQTLVAHGQALDSGRGGPGATLEDLDRLVACSRAVPEDAKQLASFLHGNASLLFRRTKAPVAGSEGGGPLHPNPTDKASSIQSRPLPSPPKFTSQDSPDGQYENSEGGWMEDYDYVHLQGKEEFEKTQKELLEKGNIMRQGKGQLELQQLKQFERLEQEVSRPIDHDLANWTPAQPLAPGRTGGLGPSDRQLLLFYLEQCEANLTTLTNAVDAFFTAVATNQPPKIFVAHSKFVILSAHKLVFIGDTLSRQAKAADVRSQVTHYSNLLCDLLRGIVATTKAAALQYPSPAAAQDMVDRVKELGHSTQQFRRVLGQLAAA; this is encoded by the exons ATGAACTACCTG AATGTGCTGGCCAAAGCCCTGTATGACAACGTGGCCGAGTCCCCCGATGAGCTCTCCTTCCGCAAGGGCGACATCATGACGGTGCTAGAGCGGGACACTCAGGGCCTGGACGGCTGGTGGCTCTGCTCACTGCATGGGCGCCAAGGCATTGTGCCCGGGAACCGCCTCAAGATCCTCGTGGGCATGCATGACAAGAAGCCGGCAGGGCCCGGCCCCGGCCCACCTGCCacctcagccctgccccagcctggcctgcACACCCCGGCTACCCAGTACACGCCTATGCTGCCTGCTGCATACCAGCCCCAGCCCGACAGCGTCTACCTGGTGCCCACCCCCAGCAAGACTCAGCAAGGCCTCTACCAAGCCCCTGGGCCCAGCCCACAGTTCCAGTCTCCTCCGGCCAAGCAGACGTCCACGTTCTCAAAGCAGATGCCACATCACCCATTTCCCAGCCCAGCTCCCGACCTTTACCAGGTGCCACCAGGGCCTGGCAGTCCCGCCCAGGACATTTACCAGGTGCCGCCTTCTGCTGGGATAGGGCATGACATCTACCAGGTCCCCCCTTCCCTGGACGCACGCAACTGGGAGGGGACGAAGCCACCAGCAAAG GTGGTGGTGCCCACCCGTGTGGGGCAGAGCTATGTGTTTGAGGCCTCCCAGCCAGAGCAGGACGAGTACGACATCCCACGCCACCTactggccccagggccccaggacaTCTATGATGTGCCCCCTGTCCGGGGGCTGCTTCCCAGCCAGTATGGCCAAGAG GTATATGACACGCCCCCCATGGCTGTCAAGGGTCCCAATGGCCGGGACCCATCACTAGACGTGTATGACGTGCCCCCCAGTGTGGAGAAGGGCCTGCCACCGTCCAACCATCATGCG GTGTACGATGTTCCTCCATCGGTGAGCAAGGATGTGCCCGACGGCCCACTGCTGCGTGAGGAAACCTACGATGTGCCCCCTGCCTTCGCCAAGGCCAAGCCCTTTGACCCGACCCGCCACCCGTTGGTCCTTGCTGCTCCCCCTCCAGACTCGCCACCAACTGAGGATGTGTATGATGTGCCGCCCCCTGCTCCTGACCTCTACGATGTGCCCCCCGGCTTGCGGCGACCTGGCCCTGGTGCCCTCTATGACGTGCCACGCGAGCGGGTTCTTCCTCCTGAGGCGGCTGATGGTAGCGTGGCCGACGACGGTGTGTACGCGGTGCCTCCCCCAGCTGAGCGGGAGGCCCTGGCTGACGCCAAGCGCTTGTCGGCCTCCAGCACAGGCAGCTCGCGCAGCAGCCAGTCAGCCTCTTCCCTGGAGGCGGCAGTGCCAGGTCGCGAGCCCCTGGAACTGGAGGTGGCCCTGGAGGCCCTAGCACGGCTGCAGCAGGGCGTGAGCACCACTGTGGCCCACCTTCTGGACCTGGCAAGTAGTGCTGGTGGATGTGGGGGCTGGCGCAGCACTCCCGAGCCTCAGGAGCCCCCAATGCCGGACCTGCgggctgctgtggctgctgtccAGGGGGCCGTCCATGAGCTGCTGGAGTTTGCCCGCAGTGCTGTGGGCAATGCTGCCCACACTTCTGACCGCACACTGCATGCCAAGCTCAGCCGGCAACTGCAGAAGATGGAGGACGTGTACCAGACACTGGTGGCCCATGGTCAGGCCCTCGACAGTGGCCGCGGAGGCCCTGGGGCCACTCTTGAAGACCTGGATCGCCTGGTGGCCTGCTCACGGGCTGTGCCTGAGGATGCCAAGCAGCTGGCCTCCTTCTTGCATGGCAACGCCTCACTGCTCTTCAGACGGACCAAGGCCCCTGTTGCAGGGTCTGAGGGGGGTGGCCCCCTGCACCCCAACCCCACCGACAAGGCCAGCAGCATCCAATCCCGGCCCCTGCCATCACCTCCCAAGTTCACCTCCCAGGACTCGCCAGACGGGCAGTACGAGAACAGTGAGGGGGGCTGGATGGAGGATTATGACTACGTCCACCTGCAG GGGaaagaagagtttgagaagaccCAGAAGGAGCTGCTGGAAAAGGGCAACATCATGCGGCAGGGGAAGGGccagctggagctgcagcag CTGAAGCAGTTTGAGCGCCTGGAGCAGGAAGTGTCACGGCCCATAGACCACGACCTGGCCAACTGgacaccagcccagcccctggcccccggGCGGACAGGTGGCCTGGGGCCCTCAGACCGGCAGCTGCTGCTCTTCTACCTAGAGCAGTGCGAGGCAAACCTGACCACGCTGACCAACGCGGTGGATGCCTTCTTCACCGCTGTGGCCACCAACCAGCCCCCCAAGATCTTTGTGGCACACAGCAAATTCGTCATCCTCAGCGCCCACAAGCTGGTGTTCATCGGGGACACGCTGTCGCGGCAGGCCAAGGCAGCTGACGTGCGCAGCCAGGTGACCCACTACAGCAACCTACTGTGCGACCTGCTGCGTGGCATCGTGGCCACCACCAAGGCCGCCGCCCTGCAGTACCCGTCGCCCGCTGCCGCCCAGGACATGGTGGACAGGGTCAAGGAGCTGGGCCACAGCACCCAGCAGTTCCGCCGGGTCCTGGGCCAGCTGGCAGCCGCCTGA
- the BCAR1 gene encoding breast cancer anti-estrogen resistance protein 1 isoform X3, translating to MNYLNVLAKALYDNVAESPDELSFRKGDIMTVLERDTQGLDGWWLCSLHGRQGIVPGNRLKILVGMHDKKPAGPGPGPPATSALPQPGLHTPATQYTPMLPAAYQPQPDSVYLVPTPSKTQQGLYQAPGPSPQFQSPPAKQTSTFSKQMPHHPFPSPAPDLYQVPPGPGSPAQDIYQVPPSAGIGHDIYQVPPSLDARNWEGTKPPAKVVVPTRVGQSYVFEASQPEQDEYDIPRHLLAPGPQDIYDVPPVRGLLPSQYGQEVYDVPPSVSKDVPDGPLLREETYDVPPAFAKAKPFDPTRHPLVLAAPPPDSPPTEDVYDVPPPAPDLYDVPPGLRRPGPGALYDVPRERVLPPEAADGSVADDGVYAVPPPAEREALADAKRLSASSTGSSRSSQSASSLEAAVPGREPLELEVALEALARLQQGVSTTVAHLLDLASSAGGCGGWRSTPEPQEPPMPDLRAAVAAVQGAVHELLEFARSAVGNAAHTSDRTLHAKLSRQLQKMEDVYQTLVAHGQALDSGRGGPGATLEDLDRLVACSRAVPEDAKQLASFLHGNASLLFRRTKAPVAGSEGGGPLHPNPTDKASSIQSRPLPSPPKFTSQDSPDGQYENSEGGWMEDYDYVHLQGKEEFEKTQKELLEKGNIMRQGKGQLELQQLKQFERLEQEVSRPIDHDLANWTPAQPLAPGRTGGLGPSDRQLLLFYLEQCEANLTTLTNAVDAFFTAVATNQPPKIFVAHSKFVILSAHKLVFIGDTLSRQAKAADVRSQVTHYSNLLCDLLRGIVATTKAAALQYPSPAAAQDMVDRVKELGHSTQQFRRVLGQLAAA from the exons ATGAACTACCTG AATGTGCTGGCCAAAGCCCTGTATGACAACGTGGCCGAGTCCCCCGATGAGCTCTCCTTCCGCAAGGGCGACATCATGACGGTGCTAGAGCGGGACACTCAGGGCCTGGACGGCTGGTGGCTCTGCTCACTGCATGGGCGCCAAGGCATTGTGCCCGGGAACCGCCTCAAGATCCTCGTGGGCATGCATGACAAGAAGCCGGCAGGGCCCGGCCCCGGCCCACCTGCCacctcagccctgccccagcctggcctgcACACCCCGGCTACCCAGTACACGCCTATGCTGCCTGCTGCATACCAGCCCCAGCCCGACAGCGTCTACCTGGTGCCCACCCCCAGCAAGACTCAGCAAGGCCTCTACCAAGCCCCTGGGCCCAGCCCACAGTTCCAGTCTCCTCCGGCCAAGCAGACGTCCACGTTCTCAAAGCAGATGCCACATCACCCATTTCCCAGCCCAGCTCCCGACCTTTACCAGGTGCCACCAGGGCCTGGCAGTCCCGCCCAGGACATTTACCAGGTGCCGCCTTCTGCTGGGATAGGGCATGACATCTACCAGGTCCCCCCTTCCCTGGACGCACGCAACTGGGAGGGGACGAAGCCACCAGCAAAG GTGGTGGTGCCCACCCGTGTGGGGCAGAGCTATGTGTTTGAGGCCTCCCAGCCAGAGCAGGACGAGTACGACATCCCACGCCACCTactggccccagggccccaggacaTCTATGATGTGCCCCCTGTCCGGGGGCTGCTTCCCAGCCAGTATGGCCAAGAG GTGTACGATGTTCCTCCATCGGTGAGCAAGGATGTGCCCGACGGCCCACTGCTGCGTGAGGAAACCTACGATGTGCCCCCTGCCTTCGCCAAGGCCAAGCCCTTTGACCCGACCCGCCACCCGTTGGTCCTTGCTGCTCCCCCTCCAGACTCGCCACCAACTGAGGATGTGTATGATGTGCCGCCCCCTGCTCCTGACCTCTACGATGTGCCCCCCGGCTTGCGGCGACCTGGCCCTGGTGCCCTCTATGACGTGCCACGCGAGCGGGTTCTTCCTCCTGAGGCGGCTGATGGTAGCGTGGCCGACGACGGTGTGTACGCGGTGCCTCCCCCAGCTGAGCGGGAGGCCCTGGCTGACGCCAAGCGCTTGTCGGCCTCCAGCACAGGCAGCTCGCGCAGCAGCCAGTCAGCCTCTTCCCTGGAGGCGGCAGTGCCAGGTCGCGAGCCCCTGGAACTGGAGGTGGCCCTGGAGGCCCTAGCACGGCTGCAGCAGGGCGTGAGCACCACTGTGGCCCACCTTCTGGACCTGGCAAGTAGTGCTGGTGGATGTGGGGGCTGGCGCAGCACTCCCGAGCCTCAGGAGCCCCCAATGCCGGACCTGCgggctgctgtggctgctgtccAGGGGGCCGTCCATGAGCTGCTGGAGTTTGCCCGCAGTGCTGTGGGCAATGCTGCCCACACTTCTGACCGCACACTGCATGCCAAGCTCAGCCGGCAACTGCAGAAGATGGAGGACGTGTACCAGACACTGGTGGCCCATGGTCAGGCCCTCGACAGTGGCCGCGGAGGCCCTGGGGCCACTCTTGAAGACCTGGATCGCCTGGTGGCCTGCTCACGGGCTGTGCCTGAGGATGCCAAGCAGCTGGCCTCCTTCTTGCATGGCAACGCCTCACTGCTCTTCAGACGGACCAAGGCCCCTGTTGCAGGGTCTGAGGGGGGTGGCCCCCTGCACCCCAACCCCACCGACAAGGCCAGCAGCATCCAATCCCGGCCCCTGCCATCACCTCCCAAGTTCACCTCCCAGGACTCGCCAGACGGGCAGTACGAGAACAGTGAGGGGGGCTGGATGGAGGATTATGACTACGTCCACCTGCAG GGGaaagaagagtttgagaagaccCAGAAGGAGCTGCTGGAAAAGGGCAACATCATGCGGCAGGGGAAGGGccagctggagctgcagcag CTGAAGCAGTTTGAGCGCCTGGAGCAGGAAGTGTCACGGCCCATAGACCACGACCTGGCCAACTGgacaccagcccagcccctggcccccggGCGGACAGGTGGCCTGGGGCCCTCAGACCGGCAGCTGCTGCTCTTCTACCTAGAGCAGTGCGAGGCAAACCTGACCACGCTGACCAACGCGGTGGATGCCTTCTTCACCGCTGTGGCCACCAACCAGCCCCCCAAGATCTTTGTGGCACACAGCAAATTCGTCATCCTCAGCGCCCACAAGCTGGTGTTCATCGGGGACACGCTGTCGCGGCAGGCCAAGGCAGCTGACGTGCGCAGCCAGGTGACCCACTACAGCAACCTACTGTGCGACCTGCTGCGTGGCATCGTGGCCACCACCAAGGCCGCCGCCCTGCAGTACCCGTCGCCCGCTGCCGCCCAGGACATGGTGGACAGGGTCAAGGAGCTGGGCCACAGCACCCAGCAGTTCCGCCGGGTCCTGGGCCAGCTGGCAGCCGCCTGA
- the LOC124249999 gene encoding chymotrypsinogen 2-like codes for MALLWVVLSFLLFGISFGCGVPAIYPVLSGLSRIVNGEDAVPSSWPWQVSLQTSSGFHFCGGSLISQHWVVTAAHCGVRKTHRVVAGVSDLGSDEEAVQVLRIAKVFEHPLWDRYAVRNDIALLKLATPARLSKTVSPVCLPSANASFPAGSLCATTGWGKTRHNASKTPDKLQQAVLPLLSNTDCKKYWGSKIANSMVCAGASGVSSCMGDSGGPLVCQKDGTWTLVGIVSWGSSRCLPSSPGVYARVTEFIPWVQEVLETNGDPAHHHHPSV; via the exons ATGGCCCTTCTCTGGGTtgtcctcagcttcctcctctttgGCATCAGCTTTG GCTGCGGGGTTCCTGCCATCTACCCCGTGCTGAGTGGCCTGTCCAGGATCGTCAATGGGGAGGACGCTGTCCCCAGCTCTTGGCCCTGGCAGGTGTCCCTGCAG ACCAGCTCCGGCTTCCACTTCTGCGGGGGCTCCCTCATCAGCCAGCACTGGGTGGTCACCGCCGCCCACTGTGGGGTCAG gaaGACCCACCGTGTGGTGGCCGGGGTGTCGGATCTTGGCTCTGACGAGGAGGCTGTCCAGGTGCTGAGGATCGCCAAG GTTTTTGAACACCCGCTGTGGGACCGGTATGCAGTTCGCAACGACATCGCCCTGCTGAAGCTGGCCACCCCTGCCCGCCTCTCGAAGACTGTGTCCCCTGTCTGCCTGCCCAGTGCCAACGCCAGCTTCCCTGCGGGCTCCCTCTGTGCCACCACAGGCTGGGGCAAGACCCGGCATAATG CCAGCAAGACCCCCGACAAGCTGCAGCAGGCGGTCCTGCCCCTCCTGTCCAACACCGACTGCAAGAAGTACTGGGGCAGCAAGATCGCCAACTCGATGGTCTGCGCTGGCGCCAGCGGCGTCTCTTCTTGCATG GGCGACTCTGGCGGGCCCCTTGTCTGCCAGAAAGATGGAACCTGGACTCTGGTGGGCATCGTGTCCTGGGGCAGCAGCCGGTGTCTCCCATCCTCACCAGGCGTGTATGCCCGGGTCACTGAGTTTATTCCCTGGGTTCAAGAGGTTCTTGAGACCAATGGAGACCCtgctcaccaccaccacccatctGTGTAA
- the BCAR1 gene encoding breast cancer anti-estrogen resistance protein 1 isoform X2, which yields MSVPNVLAKALYDNVAESPDELSFRKGDIMTVLERDTQGLDGWWLCSLHGRQGIVPGNRLKILVGMHDKKPAGPGPGPPATSALPQPGLHTPATQYTPMLPAAYQPQPDSVYLVPTPSKTQQGLYQAPGPSPQFQSPPAKQTSTFSKQMPHHPFPSPAPDLYQVPPGPGSPAQDIYQVPPSAGIGHDIYQVPPSLDARNWEGTKPPAKVVVPTRVGQSYVFEASQPEQDEYDIPRHLLAPGPQDIYDVPPVRGLLPSQYGQEVYDTPPMAVKGPNGRDPSLDVYDVPPSVEKGLPPSNHHAVYDVPPSVSKDVPDGPLLREETYDVPPAFAKAKPFDPTRHPLVLAAPPPDSPPTEDVYDVPPPAPDLYDVPPGLRRPGPGALYDVPRERVLPPEAADGSVADDGVYAVPPPAEREALADAKRLSASSTGSSRSSQSASSLEAAVPGREPLELEVALEALARLQQGVSTTVAHLLDLASSAGGCGGWRSTPEPQEPPMPDLRAAVAAVQGAVHELLEFARSAVGNAAHTSDRTLHAKLSRQLQKMEDVYQTLVAHGQALDSGRGGPGATLEDLDRLVACSRAVPEDAKQLASFLHGNASLLFRRTKAPVAGSEGGGPLHPNPTDKASSIQSRPLPSPPKFTSQDSPDGQYENSEGGWMEDYDYVHLQGKEEFEKTQKELLEKGNIMRQGKGQLELQQLKQFERLEQEVSRPIDHDLANWTPAQPLAPGRTGGLGPSDRQLLLFYLEQCEANLTTLTNAVDAFFTAVATNQPPKIFVAHSKFVILSAHKLVFIGDTLSRQAKAADVRSQVTHYSNLLCDLLRGIVATTKAAALQYPSPAAAQDMVDRVKELGHSTQQFRRVLGQLAAA from the exons AATGTGCTGGCCAAAGCCCTGTATGACAACGTGGCCGAGTCCCCCGATGAGCTCTCCTTCCGCAAGGGCGACATCATGACGGTGCTAGAGCGGGACACTCAGGGCCTGGACGGCTGGTGGCTCTGCTCACTGCATGGGCGCCAAGGCATTGTGCCCGGGAACCGCCTCAAGATCCTCGTGGGCATGCATGACAAGAAGCCGGCAGGGCCCGGCCCCGGCCCACCTGCCacctcagccctgccccagcctggcctgcACACCCCGGCTACCCAGTACACGCCTATGCTGCCTGCTGCATACCAGCCCCAGCCCGACAGCGTCTACCTGGTGCCCACCCCCAGCAAGACTCAGCAAGGCCTCTACCAAGCCCCTGGGCCCAGCCCACAGTTCCAGTCTCCTCCGGCCAAGCAGACGTCCACGTTCTCAAAGCAGATGCCACATCACCCATTTCCCAGCCCAGCTCCCGACCTTTACCAGGTGCCACCAGGGCCTGGCAGTCCCGCCCAGGACATTTACCAGGTGCCGCCTTCTGCTGGGATAGGGCATGACATCTACCAGGTCCCCCCTTCCCTGGACGCACGCAACTGGGAGGGGACGAAGCCACCAGCAAAG GTGGTGGTGCCCACCCGTGTGGGGCAGAGCTATGTGTTTGAGGCCTCCCAGCCAGAGCAGGACGAGTACGACATCCCACGCCACCTactggccccagggccccaggacaTCTATGATGTGCCCCCTGTCCGGGGGCTGCTTCCCAGCCAGTATGGCCAAGAG GTATATGACACGCCCCCCATGGCTGTCAAGGGTCCCAATGGCCGGGACCCATCACTAGACGTGTATGACGTGCCCCCCAGTGTGGAGAAGGGCCTGCCACCGTCCAACCATCATGCG GTGTACGATGTTCCTCCATCGGTGAGCAAGGATGTGCCCGACGGCCCACTGCTGCGTGAGGAAACCTACGATGTGCCCCCTGCCTTCGCCAAGGCCAAGCCCTTTGACCCGACCCGCCACCCGTTGGTCCTTGCTGCTCCCCCTCCAGACTCGCCACCAACTGAGGATGTGTATGATGTGCCGCCCCCTGCTCCTGACCTCTACGATGTGCCCCCCGGCTTGCGGCGACCTGGCCCTGGTGCCCTCTATGACGTGCCACGCGAGCGGGTTCTTCCTCCTGAGGCGGCTGATGGTAGCGTGGCCGACGACGGTGTGTACGCGGTGCCTCCCCCAGCTGAGCGGGAGGCCCTGGCTGACGCCAAGCGCTTGTCGGCCTCCAGCACAGGCAGCTCGCGCAGCAGCCAGTCAGCCTCTTCCCTGGAGGCGGCAGTGCCAGGTCGCGAGCCCCTGGAACTGGAGGTGGCCCTGGAGGCCCTAGCACGGCTGCAGCAGGGCGTGAGCACCACTGTGGCCCACCTTCTGGACCTGGCAAGTAGTGCTGGTGGATGTGGGGGCTGGCGCAGCACTCCCGAGCCTCAGGAGCCCCCAATGCCGGACCTGCgggctgctgtggctgctgtccAGGGGGCCGTCCATGAGCTGCTGGAGTTTGCCCGCAGTGCTGTGGGCAATGCTGCCCACACTTCTGACCGCACACTGCATGCCAAGCTCAGCCGGCAACTGCAGAAGATGGAGGACGTGTACCAGACACTGGTGGCCCATGGTCAGGCCCTCGACAGTGGCCGCGGAGGCCCTGGGGCCACTCTTGAAGACCTGGATCGCCTGGTGGCCTGCTCACGGGCTGTGCCTGAGGATGCCAAGCAGCTGGCCTCCTTCTTGCATGGCAACGCCTCACTGCTCTTCAGACGGACCAAGGCCCCTGTTGCAGGGTCTGAGGGGGGTGGCCCCCTGCACCCCAACCCCACCGACAAGGCCAGCAGCATCCAATCCCGGCCCCTGCCATCACCTCCCAAGTTCACCTCCCAGGACTCGCCAGACGGGCAGTACGAGAACAGTGAGGGGGGCTGGATGGAGGATTATGACTACGTCCACCTGCAG GGGaaagaagagtttgagaagaccCAGAAGGAGCTGCTGGAAAAGGGCAACATCATGCGGCAGGGGAAGGGccagctggagctgcagcag CTGAAGCAGTTTGAGCGCCTGGAGCAGGAAGTGTCACGGCCCATAGACCACGACCTGGCCAACTGgacaccagcccagcccctggcccccggGCGGACAGGTGGCCTGGGGCCCTCAGACCGGCAGCTGCTGCTCTTCTACCTAGAGCAGTGCGAGGCAAACCTGACCACGCTGACCAACGCGGTGGATGCCTTCTTCACCGCTGTGGCCACCAACCAGCCCCCCAAGATCTTTGTGGCACACAGCAAATTCGTCATCCTCAGCGCCCACAAGCTGGTGTTCATCGGGGACACGCTGTCGCGGCAGGCCAAGGCAGCTGACGTGCGCAGCCAGGTGACCCACTACAGCAACCTACTGTGCGACCTGCTGCGTGGCATCGTGGCCACCACCAAGGCCGCCGCCCTGCAGTACCCGTCGCCCGCTGCCGCCCAGGACATGGTGGACAGGGTCAAGGAGCTGGGCCACAGCACCCAGCAGTTCCGCCGGGTCCTGGGCCAGCTGGCAGCCGCCTGA
- the BCAR1 gene encoding breast cancer anti-estrogen resistance protein 1 isoform X4, with amino-acid sequence MSTREGKGLASSLGRGASAKASSLQVVVPTRVGQSYVFEASQPEQDEYDIPRHLLAPGPQDIYDVPPVRGLLPSQYGQEVYDTPPMAVKGPNGRDPSLDVYDVPPSVEKGLPPSNHHAVYDVPPSVSKDVPDGPLLREETYDVPPAFAKAKPFDPTRHPLVLAAPPPDSPPTEDVYDVPPPAPDLYDVPPGLRRPGPGALYDVPRERVLPPEAADGSVADDGVYAVPPPAEREALADAKRLSASSTGSSRSSQSASSLEAAVPGREPLELEVALEALARLQQGVSTTVAHLLDLASSAGGCGGWRSTPEPQEPPMPDLRAAVAAVQGAVHELLEFARSAVGNAAHTSDRTLHAKLSRQLQKMEDVYQTLVAHGQALDSGRGGPGATLEDLDRLVACSRAVPEDAKQLASFLHGNASLLFRRTKAPVAGSEGGGPLHPNPTDKASSIQSRPLPSPPKFTSQDSPDGQYENSEGGWMEDYDYVHLQGKEEFEKTQKELLEKGNIMRQGKGQLELQQLKQFERLEQEVSRPIDHDLANWTPAQPLAPGRTGGLGPSDRQLLLFYLEQCEANLTTLTNAVDAFFTAVATNQPPKIFVAHSKFVILSAHKLVFIGDTLSRQAKAADVRSQVTHYSNLLCDLLRGIVATTKAAALQYPSPAAAQDMVDRVKELGHSTQQFRRVLGQLAAA; translated from the exons ATGAGcaccagggaggggaaggggctggcctcCTCTCTAGGCCGAGGTGCGTCTGCTAAGGCCTCCTCCCTTCAG GTGGTGGTGCCCACCCGTGTGGGGCAGAGCTATGTGTTTGAGGCCTCCCAGCCAGAGCAGGACGAGTACGACATCCCACGCCACCTactggccccagggccccaggacaTCTATGATGTGCCCCCTGTCCGGGGGCTGCTTCCCAGCCAGTATGGCCAAGAG GTATATGACACGCCCCCCATGGCTGTCAAGGGTCCCAATGGCCGGGACCCATCACTAGACGTGTATGACGTGCCCCCCAGTGTGGAGAAGGGCCTGCCACCGTCCAACCATCATGCG GTGTACGATGTTCCTCCATCGGTGAGCAAGGATGTGCCCGACGGCCCACTGCTGCGTGAGGAAACCTACGATGTGCCCCCTGCCTTCGCCAAGGCCAAGCCCTTTGACCCGACCCGCCACCCGTTGGTCCTTGCTGCTCCCCCTCCAGACTCGCCACCAACTGAGGATGTGTATGATGTGCCGCCCCCTGCTCCTGACCTCTACGATGTGCCCCCCGGCTTGCGGCGACCTGGCCCTGGTGCCCTCTATGACGTGCCACGCGAGCGGGTTCTTCCTCCTGAGGCGGCTGATGGTAGCGTGGCCGACGACGGTGTGTACGCGGTGCCTCCCCCAGCTGAGCGGGAGGCCCTGGCTGACGCCAAGCGCTTGTCGGCCTCCAGCACAGGCAGCTCGCGCAGCAGCCAGTCAGCCTCTTCCCTGGAGGCGGCAGTGCCAGGTCGCGAGCCCCTGGAACTGGAGGTGGCCCTGGAGGCCCTAGCACGGCTGCAGCAGGGCGTGAGCACCACTGTGGCCCACCTTCTGGACCTGGCAAGTAGTGCTGGTGGATGTGGGGGCTGGCGCAGCACTCCCGAGCCTCAGGAGCCCCCAATGCCGGACCTGCgggctgctgtggctgctgtccAGGGGGCCGTCCATGAGCTGCTGGAGTTTGCCCGCAGTGCTGTGGGCAATGCTGCCCACACTTCTGACCGCACACTGCATGCCAAGCTCAGCCGGCAACTGCAGAAGATGGAGGACGTGTACCAGACACTGGTGGCCCATGGTCAGGCCCTCGACAGTGGCCGCGGAGGCCCTGGGGCCACTCTTGAAGACCTGGATCGCCTGGTGGCCTGCTCACGGGCTGTGCCTGAGGATGCCAAGCAGCTGGCCTCCTTCTTGCATGGCAACGCCTCACTGCTCTTCAGACGGACCAAGGCCCCTGTTGCAGGGTCTGAGGGGGGTGGCCCCCTGCACCCCAACCCCACCGACAAGGCCAGCAGCATCCAATCCCGGCCCCTGCCATCACCTCCCAAGTTCACCTCCCAGGACTCGCCAGACGGGCAGTACGAGAACAGTGAGGGGGGCTGGATGGAGGATTATGACTACGTCCACCTGCAG GGGaaagaagagtttgagaagaccCAGAAGGAGCTGCTGGAAAAGGGCAACATCATGCGGCAGGGGAAGGGccagctggagctgcagcag CTGAAGCAGTTTGAGCGCCTGGAGCAGGAAGTGTCACGGCCCATAGACCACGACCTGGCCAACTGgacaccagcccagcccctggcccccggGCGGACAGGTGGCCTGGGGCCCTCAGACCGGCAGCTGCTGCTCTTCTACCTAGAGCAGTGCGAGGCAAACCTGACCACGCTGACCAACGCGGTGGATGCCTTCTTCACCGCTGTGGCCACCAACCAGCCCCCCAAGATCTTTGTGGCACACAGCAAATTCGTCATCCTCAGCGCCCACAAGCTGGTGTTCATCGGGGACACGCTGTCGCGGCAGGCCAAGGCAGCTGACGTGCGCAGCCAGGTGACCCACTACAGCAACCTACTGTGCGACCTGCTGCGTGGCATCGTGGCCACCACCAAGGCCGCCGCCCTGCAGTACCCGTCGCCCGCTGCCGCCCAGGACATGGTGGACAGGGTCAAGGAGCTGGGCCACAGCACCCAGCAGTTCCGCCGGGTCCTGGGCCAGCTGGCAGCCGCCTGA